In the genome of Dermatobacter hominis, the window CCGTGGGTGCACACCAGCACCTCGGCCGCCGGGACGTCGGTCGCGCCGTCGATCGCGCCGTCGGTGGCGCCGGGGTCGAACGGCTCGGCGCCGTCGACGGGGTCGAGGCCCAGGACGGCACGGCCGACGGCGACCACGTCGGCCTCGTCCACGACCCAGTCCCGCCGCTCGTAGGGGCCGCGCAGCACCCGGCCGTCCACCTCGACCCGGCGGGCCCGATGCTCGGTGACCCGTCGGCGACCGGCCGATGCGTCGGCGGCCAGCGGCACCCGCGCCAGCGGTCGCCAGCGCATGCCGTCGCCGGCCTCCACGGCACCGGTCGGTCCGCCCGCGACCGAGGCGAGCGGCTCCTGGCCCGTCACCTCCCGCTCCCACGGGAGCAGCACGTCGACCACGAGGAAGCCGTCGTACGAGCCGGCCGATCCGATCGGGTCCGCTCCCTGCGACTCGTGGAACGGCGCGCACCGGATCCGGGGGAGGTCGAGCACGGGCGCAGGCTACCCCGGGGCTCTGAGCACCCCGCCGGGCCCCGGGGCCGGTCGTCGTCACCTCGCTGTTGTTACCGTCGGGTAACCTGCCCGCCATGGCACGGGTCCAGCTGACGTCCCCTCCGAGCCCGCTCCACGCGAGCGCACGGGTGCAGCCGTGAGGATGCCCGCCGCCCAGCGGCGCACGCAGCTGCTCGAGACCGCGGTCCACGTGTTCGCCGAGCACGGCTACCACGCCGCGTCCATGAACGACGTCGCCGAGGCCGCCGGGGTCACGAAGCCGGTCCTCTACCAGCACTTCAGCTCCAAGCGGGAGCTGTTCGTCGAGCTGCTCACGTCGATCGGCAACGAGCTGCGCGACACGATCGCGAAGGCCACCGCCGACGCCGCCGGCCCGCGCCAGCAGGTCGAGCAGGGCATGCGGGCCTACTTCCGGTTCGTCGACCAGCAGACCGACAGCTTCCGCGTGCTCTTCGGCGCCGGCGCCCGCCGCGATCCCGAGTTCGCGTCGTTCGCCCGCGCGGTCGAGGAGTCGATCGCCGACTCGATCGCCGAGCTCATCGTCGTCGAGGGCCAGCCGGCGGCCCACCGGGACCTGCTCGCGCACGGCATCGTCGGCATGACCGAGACGGCCTCGCGACACTGGCTGGCCCACGACCGGGTGCCCGACGTCGA includes:
- a CDS encoding TetR/AcrR family transcriptional regulator — encoded protein: MPAAQRRTQLLETAVHVFAEHGYHAASMNDVAEAAGVTKPVLYQHFSSKRELFVELLTSIGNELRDTIAKATADAAGPRQQVEQGMRAYFRFVDQQTDSFRVLFGAGARRDPEFASFARAVEESIADSIAELIVVEGQPAAHRDLLAHGIVGMTETASRHWLAHDRVPDVDTLASQLSRLAWSGMRGLDG